One Streptomyces sp. ML-6 DNA segment encodes these proteins:
- a CDS encoding flavin monoamine oxidase family protein: MEKSADVVIAGAGVAGLVAARDLVRNGADVLVLEARDRVGGRLLNGELPGGAPIEVGGQWVGPAQHQAMELIRELGLRTYPTHGDGEHIGEFRTTRVQYTGRIPKLNPLVLADIGQTQYCLDRIARQVAAADPWRAPQAEELDRQTFDTWLHRTARTPGGRDFFRLITEAVFSSEPEDMSALWAAFYVGAAGGLDQLINVSGGAQQDRVLGGTQRIALELAEELGERIVLDAPVTDIDWQPAATSGVRVTTRSGLTVRAQRAVVAVPPPLAARIRYTPGLPGDRDQLIQRMPMGRVIKINIAYEEPFWRHAGLSGQANSTHRPFGTVLDNTPHDGSCGVLVGFLEGRHADTGSRMDPDERRAQVINDLVGYFGPKARNPIAFIERDWAEEEYSRGCYGAFAVPGALTRFGPALRRPVGPLHWAGTETATRWAGYIDGAAESGHRVADEILPKLS, from the coding sequence ATGGAGAAATCAGCGGACGTCGTGATCGCCGGCGCCGGTGTGGCGGGCCTGGTGGCCGCCCGTGACCTCGTGAGGAACGGGGCGGATGTACTGGTCCTGGAAGCACGGGACCGCGTAGGGGGCCGGCTCCTGAACGGCGAGCTGCCCGGGGGCGCCCCCATTGAGGTCGGCGGGCAGTGGGTCGGCCCGGCCCAGCACCAGGCCATGGAACTCATCAGGGAACTCGGTCTGCGCACCTACCCCACCCACGGCGACGGCGAGCACATCGGTGAGTTCCGCACCACCCGCGTCCAGTACACGGGCCGGATCCCCAAGCTCAACCCCCTCGTCCTCGCCGACATCGGACAGACCCAGTACTGCCTGGACCGCATCGCCCGCCAGGTCGCCGCCGCCGATCCCTGGCGGGCACCCCAGGCCGAGGAACTCGACCGTCAGACCTTCGACACCTGGCTGCACCGCACCGCCCGCACCCCGGGCGGCAGGGACTTCTTCCGGCTGATCACCGAGGCGGTCTTCTCCAGTGAACCCGAGGACATGTCCGCACTCTGGGCCGCCTTCTACGTCGGCGCCGCCGGCGGCCTCGACCAGCTGATCAACGTCTCCGGCGGGGCCCAGCAGGACCGCGTCCTCGGCGGAACGCAGCGCATCGCGCTCGAACTGGCCGAGGAACTCGGCGAACGGATCGTCCTCGACGCCCCCGTCACCGACATCGACTGGCAGCCCGCCGCCACCTCCGGCGTCCGCGTCACCACGCGCAGCGGCCTCACCGTCCGCGCCCAGCGCGCCGTCGTCGCCGTCCCGCCGCCGCTCGCCGCCCGCATCCGCTACACACCCGGCCTGCCCGGCGACCGCGACCAGCTCATCCAGCGGATGCCGATGGGCCGCGTCATCAAGATCAACATCGCCTACGAGGAGCCGTTCTGGCGCCACGCCGGCCTCAGCGGCCAGGCCAACAGCACCCACCGCCCCTTCGGCACCGTCCTCGACAACACCCCCCACGACGGATCGTGCGGCGTACTCGTCGGCTTCCTCGAAGGACGCCACGCCGACACCGGATCGCGCATGGACCCCGACGAGCGCCGCGCCCAGGTGATCAACGACCTCGTCGGCTACTTCGGTCCCAAGGCCCGCAACCCCATCGCCTTCATCGAACGCGACTGGGCGGAGGAGGAGTACAGCCGCGGCTGCTACGGAGCCTTCGCCGTACCCGGCGCCCTCACCCGCTTCGGCCCGGCCCTGCGCCGCCCCGTCGGCCCCCTGCACTGGGCCGGCACCGAAACCGCCACCCGATGGGCGGGCTACATCGACGGCGCCGCCGAATCCGGCCACCGCGTCGCCGACGAGATCCTCCCCAAGCTCTCCTGA
- a CDS encoding IS4 family transposase produces the protein MPFHHVLPASVMAITRTVTVAAGRFAPGRLGELTPVVPFELIDAVLAETRSVQRRLRDLPSRVGIYFLLAMCLFPEVGYRLVWDKLTAGLAEVPVASPTPKALRDLRRRLGSAPVRALFEVLAGPLARPTTPGVRFGPYRTVSFDGCSSQKVPDSGRNRAWLGRTSHHGYPTLELMTLVETGTRALIGAVFGPTAEGETSYASRLLHLLRPDMLVLWDKGFDGNDFLASVTATRAQFLGRLRSNRRTPVLTRLADGSYLSVIAAVKVRVIDANITVTCADGTVFTGSYRLVTTLTDARRYPAAALVGLYHQRWEHESAYYALRHTITNGRVLRSGDPAGVEQEMWALLTLYQALCTMMVEAAESLPGTDPDRCCFTIALQTARDQVVQAAAVITDPADVGRVGLIGHRILARLLPPRRQRVSTRKVKSPMSRYSTRHDDGRPDTSRTITGLDISVLEPREPHPQLPAISRDDRHTALAERRRHRILGLLEEDPTRLWRPRDIASHFGDITMETMYRQLSRWADTGLIHKLGPGLYAATAWTPTPLA, from the coding sequence TTGCCGTTTCATCATGTCCTGCCGGCCTCGGTGATGGCCATCACCCGTACGGTCACAGTGGCCGCGGGCCGGTTCGCGCCCGGGCGTCTGGGCGAGTTGACGCCCGTCGTGCCGTTCGAGCTCATCGACGCGGTCCTGGCGGAGACCCGCTCGGTGCAGAGACGACTGCGCGATCTTCCTTCGCGGGTCGGGATCTACTTCCTGCTCGCGATGTGTCTGTTCCCTGAAGTCGGCTACCGGCTGGTCTGGGACAAGCTGACGGCCGGGCTGGCCGAAGTGCCGGTGGCCTCCCCCACGCCGAAGGCCCTGCGTGATCTGCGCCGACGACTGGGCAGTGCGCCGGTGCGGGCGTTATTCGAGGTTCTCGCGGGGCCTCTGGCACGGCCGACGACACCCGGTGTGCGGTTCGGGCCGTACCGGACTGTGTCATTCGACGGCTGCAGTTCGCAGAAGGTCCCCGACTCCGGGCGAAACAGGGCCTGGCTGGGGCGAACCTCCCATCACGGCTATCCCACACTGGAGTTGATGACGCTGGTCGAGACCGGGACACGGGCCCTGATCGGCGCAGTGTTCGGACCCACCGCCGAGGGCGAGACCAGCTATGCCTCGCGCCTGCTGCATCTGCTGCGGCCGGACATGCTCGTCCTGTGGGACAAGGGCTTCGACGGCAACGACTTCCTCGCTTCCGTCACCGCGACCCGCGCCCAGTTCCTGGGCCGACTCCGCAGCAACCGGCGTACCCCCGTCCTGACACGTCTCGCCGACGGCTCATACCTGTCGGTGATCGCCGCCGTGAAGGTACGTGTGATCGACGCGAACATCACGGTGACCTGCGCGGACGGCACCGTTTTCACCGGCTCCTACAGGCTGGTCACCACTCTGACCGACGCCCGCCGATACCCGGCGGCCGCGCTGGTGGGCCTCTACCACCAGCGGTGGGAACACGAATCTGCGTACTACGCGCTCCGCCACACGATCACGAACGGGCGCGTCCTGCGCTCGGGCGACCCGGCCGGCGTCGAACAGGAGATGTGGGCCCTTCTCACCCTCTACCAGGCCCTGTGCACCATGATGGTCGAGGCCGCCGAGTCGCTGCCCGGCACCGATCCGGACCGCTGCTGCTTCACCATCGCGCTCCAGACCGCCCGCGACCAGGTCGTCCAGGCCGCCGCCGTCATCACCGACCCCGCCGATGTCGGCCGCGTCGGGCTGATCGGGCACCGGATCCTGGCCCGTCTCCTGCCGCCCCGACGGCAGCGCGTCAGCACCCGCAAGGTCAAGTCACCGATGTCCCGTTACAGCACCCGCCATGACGACGGCAGGCCCGACACCAGCCGCACGATCACCGGTCTCGACATCAGCGTCCTCGAACCTCGCGAACCGCACCCTCAACTCCCCGCCATCTCCCGCGACGACCGGCACACAGCCCTCGCCGAGCGCCGACGTCACCGGATCCTGGGCCTGCTCGAGGAAGACCCCACCCGCCTCTGGCGCCCCCGTGACATCGCTTCCCACTTCGGCGACATCACCATGGAGACCATGTATCGGCAGCTCTCCAGATGGGCCGATACCGGCCTCATCCACAAACTTGGCCCCGGCCTCTACGCCGCCACTGCATGGACCCCAACACCCCTTGCGTGA
- a CDS encoding ISL3 family transposase, which yields MAPRLEGLLLPSIADVSVLSLDVSNEAIRIDACSTADRAACPDCGSESTRVHSSYLRFPADVPSGGRLVVLQLRVRRFFCPEPSCARRTFAEQMPGLTRRHSRWTERLRSTLAAVGLALAGRAGARMARAFGVSVSRSAVLRLLDALPEPAVPAPRVVGIDEYATRKGRVYGTVLVDVETHRPVDLLPDREASSLAAWLAKRPGIEIVCRDRAPFFAEGATAGAPQATQVADRWHLWHNLGEAAERAVARHRQCLRVLVPDREAKADEPAPPEEKANSPWRSERFANRVRARHATVHALLEAGHSRRSIGRQLQMTHRTVKSLADAAKPEDLFRGQWQHNRTSVLDEYKPYLDERWDEGCTNAWKLWEEIVPLGYRGSYGRVSAYLREKRTSPRPVTAQPPAPRVVTRWILSRPETLTEIEQLRLKAVLANCPELDALTGHVRSFAQMLTERQGERLPQWLDAVRQDDLPSLHTLAAGIDRDRDAVIAGLTLPWNSGVVEGHVNRIKMLKRQMFGRAGFSLLRKRVLLAT from the coding sequence ATGGCGCCCCGCCTGGAGGGCCTGCTGTTACCGTCCATTGCGGACGTGTCGGTGCTGTCGCTGGACGTGAGCAACGAGGCGATACGCATCGACGCCTGCAGTACGGCGGACAGGGCGGCATGCCCGGACTGCGGGAGCGAGTCGACCCGGGTGCACAGCTCTTACCTGCGGTTTCCAGCGGACGTGCCGAGTGGGGGACGTCTGGTCGTCCTGCAACTGAGAGTCCGGCGGTTCTTCTGTCCGGAGCCTTCGTGTGCTCGGCGGACGTTCGCTGAGCAAATGCCGGGACTGACCCGGCGGCACAGCAGGTGGACGGAGCGGTTACGGTCGACTCTCGCCGCAGTGGGTCTCGCCCTCGCCGGCCGGGCCGGCGCCCGGATGGCACGGGCCTTCGGGGTGTCCGTCAGCCGCAGCGCGGTGTTACGGCTGCTCGATGCATTGCCTGAACCCGCAGTCCCGGCCCCGCGAGTGGTGGGGATTGATGAGTACGCCACACGCAAAGGACGGGTCTACGGCACGGTGCTCGTCGACGTCGAGACCCACCGGCCGGTGGATCTGCTGCCCGACCGAGAGGCGTCCAGCCTGGCCGCATGGCTGGCGAAGCGACCCGGGATCGAGATCGTCTGCCGAGACCGCGCACCGTTCTTCGCGGAAGGCGCCACAGCCGGGGCACCACAGGCGACACAGGTCGCCGACCGCTGGCATTTGTGGCACAACCTCGGGGAGGCCGCCGAGCGGGCTGTCGCCCGCCACCGCCAGTGCCTTCGCGTCCTGGTCCCCGATCGCGAGGCGAAGGCCGACGAACCAGCGCCGCCCGAGGAGAAGGCGAACTCTCCATGGCGGAGCGAGCGATTCGCTAACCGCGTCCGAGCCCGGCACGCCACGGTCCACGCGCTGCTGGAAGCTGGCCACAGCCGCCGTTCCATCGGGCGTCAGCTCCAGATGACCCACCGCACCGTCAAAAGCCTCGCCGACGCTGCGAAACCGGAAGACCTCTTTCGCGGCCAGTGGCAGCACAACAGGACCTCCGTCCTCGACGAGTACAAGCCCTACCTGGACGAACGCTGGGACGAGGGCTGCACCAACGCCTGGAAGCTCTGGGAGGAGATCGTTCCCTTGGGCTATCGCGGCAGCTACGGCCGGGTCAGCGCCTACCTTCGAGAGAAGCGCACCTCGCCACGGCCGGTCACCGCGCAACCGCCAGCACCCCGCGTGGTGACGAGATGGATCCTCAGCCGACCCGAGACGCTGACCGAGATCGAACAGCTCCGGCTCAAAGCCGTCCTTGCCAACTGCCCTGAACTCGACGCCCTGACCGGTCACGTCCGGTCCTTCGCCCAAATGCTCACCGAGCGGCAGGGGGAACGACTCCCGCAGTGGCTCGACGCCGTCCGCCAGGACGACCTTCCCAGCCTCCACACTCTCGCGGCCGGCATCGATCGAGACCGCGACGCCGTCATCGCCGGCCTCACCCTGCCCTGGAACTCTGGCGTCGTCGAAGGACACGTCAACAGGATCAAGATGCTCAAGCGCCAGATGTTCGGCCGAGCCGGTTTCAGCCTGCTACGCAAGCGCGTATTACTGGCCACCTGA
- a CDS encoding IS6 family transposase produces the protein MGCTSPSYRGHRYPVEVISHCVWLDFRFPLSFREVEELMLQRGVIVSYETVRRWCAKFGQAYADGLRRRWPRPRDKWHLDEVFIKVNGERKYLWRAVDQDGNVLDILVQSRRDKAAARRFLRRLMKKTSAVPRVIVTDKLRSYGAAHREVMPSVEHRSHKGLNNRAENSHQPTRQRECAMKGFRFVGAAQRFLSAFSGISPHFRPRRHLMTAPEHRAEMTIRFAIWDQITGAVGRLTTA, from the coding sequence GTGGGGTGCACGTCGCCGTCATACAGGGGACACCGGTACCCGGTCGAGGTGATCTCCCACTGCGTGTGGCTGGACTTCCGCTTCCCGCTCAGCTTCCGTGAGGTGGAGGAGTTGATGCTCCAGCGCGGCGTGATCGTCTCCTATGAGACGGTCCGGCGGTGGTGCGCCAAGTTCGGGCAGGCCTACGCCGACGGACTGCGTCGCCGCTGGCCCCGACCCAGGGATAAATGGCACCTGGACGAGGTGTTTATCAAGGTCAACGGGGAGCGGAAGTACCTGTGGCGGGCCGTCGACCAGGACGGCAACGTGCTCGACATCCTCGTGCAGAGCCGCCGGGACAAGGCCGCCGCCCGGCGCTTCCTTCGCCGCCTGATGAAGAAGACGAGCGCCGTGCCGCGCGTGATCGTCACGGACAAGCTCCGCTCCTACGGCGCGGCCCACCGCGAGGTCATGCCCTCGGTCGAACACCGCTCACACAAGGGCCTGAACAACCGGGCCGAGAACAGCCACCAGCCCACCCGGCAACGCGAATGCGCGATGAAGGGCTTCCGCTTTGTAGGCGCAGCACAGCGGTTCCTGTCCGCCTTCAGCGGCATCTCACCCCACTTCCGGCCCCGCCGCCACCTGATGACCGCCCCCGAACACCGAGCTGAGATGACCATCCGCTTCGCCATCTGGGACCAGATCACCGGCGCCGTCGGCCGTCTCACCACGGCCTGA
- a CDS encoding IS3 family transposase (programmed frameshift) produces the protein MARPSRYPLELRRRAVRMVAEVRGDHPTETAALQAVVEKLDIGSRETLRNWVKQHEIDAGQRPGTTTEESAQLKALKKENAELKRANEILKAAAFFLRGRARPATHTLVAFIDEHKGRFGGVEPICRTLTEHDCKIAPSTYYAHHKRRSTPSARTVRDTELKERISEAFQANYRVYGARKIWRELNRQGHRVARCTVERLMRELGIAGAVRGKRVITTLPGGQSERAPDLLDRDFVAAAPNRCWVADFTHVKTWSGVVHVAFVVDTFSRRIVGWSAATVKETIFVLDALEMAVWQRDRDQHPVRPGELIHHSDAGSQYTSFRLAEHLDTAGIAASIGSVGDAYDNALMESTIGLYKTELIKPRRPWKSLAQVELATAEWTDWYNHRRLHGEIGHVPPVEYEANYYMESTKPQVTTTI, from the exons ATGGCACGACCTTCCCGTTACCCGCTTGAGCTGCGCCGACGTGCGGTGCGCATGGTCGCCGAGGTCCGCGGCGACCACCCGACCGAGACCGCGGCCTTGCAGGCGGTGGTCGAGAAGCTGGACATCGGCTCCCGCGAGACGCTGCGGAACTGGGTCAAGCAGCACGAGATCGACGCCGGGCAGCGGCCGGGGACGACGACGGAGGAGTCCGCCCAGCTCAAGGCGTTGAAGAAGGAGAACGCCGAGCTGAAGCGGGCCAACGAGATCCTGAAGGCGGCGGCGT TCTTTCTTCGCGGCCGAGCTCGACCGGCCACACACACGCTCGTAGCGTTCATCGACGAGCACAAGGGCCGCTTCGGCGGCGTCGAGCCGATCTGCAGGACGCTCACCGAGCACGACTGCAAGATCGCCCCTTCCACCTACTACGCCCACCACAAACGCCGGAGCACACCGTCGGCCAGGACCGTGCGCGATACCGAACTGAAGGAACGGATCAGCGAGGCCTTCCAGGCCAACTACCGTGTCTACGGGGCGAGGAAGATCTGGCGTGAGCTGAACCGGCAGGGCCACCGCGTGGCCCGCTGCACCGTCGAGCGCCTGATGCGTGAACTTGGCATCGCCGGAGCGGTCCGCGGCAAGCGCGTGATCACCACGCTGCCCGGCGGCCAGTCCGAACGGGCGCCGGATCTGCTGGACCGCGACTTCGTCGCCGCTGCCCCGAACCGCTGCTGGGTCGCGGACTTCACCCACGTCAAAACCTGGTCCGGTGTCGTCCACGTCGCCTTCGTCGTGGATACGTTTTCCCGCCGGATCGTGGGCTGGTCCGCAGCCACCGTGAAGGAAACGATCTTCGTCCTGGACGCCCTGGAGATGGCCGTGTGGCAACGTGACCGAGACCAACATCCGGTGCGGCCGGGCGAGTTGATCCACCACTCGGATGCCGGATCGCAATATACGAGTTTCCGGCTCGCCGAGCATCTGGACACCGCCGGCATCGCCGCCTCGATCGGATCGGTCGGTGACGCCTACGACAATGCCCTGATGGAGAGCACGATCGGCCTGTACAAAACCGAGCTGATCAAGCCCCGGCGGCCCTGGAAATCGCTCGCCCAGGTCGAGCTGGCCACCGCCGAATGGACCGACTGGTACAACCACCGCAGGCTCCACGGTGAGATAGGCCACGTCCCGCCCGTCGAGTACGAAGCCAACTACTACATGGAATCCACGAAACCCCAGGTCACAACCACAATCTGA
- a CDS encoding TetR/AcrR family transcriptional regulator yields METLREKYAENTRRTLLDTGLSLFTERDYTAVSAEELVRTAGLTRGALYHHFDGKAGLFEAVFEELERQATEDIRAVVMSVPDPRERAYRAADAFLDVCSGQAYRHVVLQQGPIALGWQRWRELDQLHLGGLVLDVVNAALDAGRLRPHPAALVARAFYGALTELSITITEADEPERTRVQAAELVRDLIGGVVTDGGTPPA; encoded by the coding sequence ATGGAAACCTTGCGCGAGAAATACGCGGAGAACACGCGGCGCACCCTGCTCGACACGGGGCTCAGCCTCTTCACCGAGCGGGACTACACGGCCGTCTCCGCAGAGGAGCTGGTGCGCACCGCCGGGCTGACGCGCGGCGCGCTCTACCACCACTTCGACGGCAAGGCCGGCCTCTTCGAAGCGGTCTTCGAGGAACTGGAGCGCCAGGCCACCGAGGACATCCGGGCGGTGGTCATGTCCGTGCCCGATCCTCGGGAGCGTGCCTACCGGGCGGCCGACGCGTTCCTCGACGTCTGCAGCGGGCAGGCGTACCGGCACGTCGTGCTGCAGCAGGGCCCGATCGCCCTGGGCTGGCAGCGGTGGCGCGAGCTGGACCAGCTCCACCTCGGCGGCCTGGTGCTGGACGTCGTGAACGCCGCTCTGGACGCCGGGCGCCTGCGGCCCCACCCCGCCGCTCTGGTCGCCCGGGCCTTCTACGGCGCGCTCACCGAGCTCTCCATCACGATCACGGAAGCCGACGAGCCGGAGCGGACCCGCGTCCAGGCGGCGGAACTCGTACGCGACCTCATCGGCGGGGTCGTGACCGACGGCGGCACGCCCCCGGCGTGA
- a CDS encoding aldehyde dehydrogenase family protein — MTDQPSTHSTTPAPDLDALVDRLATGERAWARTHLPERRELLLEVASATAATADTWVRTAADIKQLNPASPLLGEEWLSGSYAVLTYLQALQETLRRLDEGTDVLAGTRLTRAPGDRLAVQVLPYDTYDKLLMNGFHAEVWTTPGTTEEQLRATVGLTQRTPRRTRGVALVLGAGNIFSIPPLDVLYQLFAENRTAVLKLNPTTDPLADVYRAAFKPLIDRGLVEIVTGGPEVGGALAGHPGITAVHMTGSEATHDAVVWGTGKAATAAKAAGTPHLSKPMTSELGGVAPIIVVPGEWSEADLRYQAEHVATMRLHNSGCNCIAGQILILSSDWPQKNAFLTALRRALAAAPARPAWYPGCEARVRAARELHPGHAEKPGGTPERTLLTGLDLTDPDESAFTTEYFGPVLGVAELPGTGARFLDAAVTAANDRLHGTLGANLIVHPDTIKALGPRLRAAIADLRYGTVAVNAWTGVGYATPRATWGAFPGHTLDDVQSGIGIVHNALLLDHTERTVVTGPFRPAPRSVLNGDASISPKPPWFVTNTTAARTGRLLTEFAANPRWQDLPALFASALRG, encoded by the coding sequence ATGACCGACCAGCCCTCCACCCACAGCACCACCCCCGCCCCCGACCTCGACGCCCTGGTCGACCGACTCGCCACCGGCGAACGCGCCTGGGCCCGCACCCACCTGCCCGAACGGCGCGAGCTGCTCCTCGAAGTCGCCTCCGCCACCGCAGCCACCGCCGACACATGGGTGCGCACCGCGGCCGACATCAAGCAGCTCAACCCCGCCTCCCCGCTCCTCGGAGAGGAATGGCTCAGCGGCTCGTACGCGGTGCTCACCTACCTCCAGGCCCTCCAGGAAACCCTGCGCCGCCTCGACGAAGGGACCGACGTCCTCGCCGGCACACGCCTCACCCGGGCCCCCGGCGACCGGCTCGCCGTCCAGGTCCTCCCGTACGACACCTACGACAAGCTCCTCATGAACGGCTTCCACGCCGAGGTCTGGACGACCCCCGGCACCACCGAGGAGCAGCTGCGCGCCACGGTCGGCCTCACCCAGCGCACCCCGCGACGGACCAGGGGCGTGGCCCTGGTCCTGGGCGCCGGCAACATCTTCTCCATCCCGCCCCTGGACGTGCTGTACCAGCTGTTCGCCGAGAACCGCACCGCCGTCCTCAAGCTCAACCCCACCACCGACCCGCTCGCCGACGTCTATCGCGCGGCCTTCAAGCCGCTCATCGACCGGGGCCTGGTCGAGATCGTCACGGGCGGTCCCGAGGTGGGCGGGGCCCTCGCCGGGCACCCCGGCATCACCGCCGTCCACATGACCGGCAGCGAAGCCACCCACGACGCCGTGGTCTGGGGCACCGGCAAGGCGGCGACGGCCGCCAAGGCCGCCGGCACACCGCACCTGTCCAAGCCCATGACCAGCGAACTCGGCGGCGTAGCACCGATCATCGTCGTCCCGGGAGAGTGGTCCGAAGCGGACCTGCGCTACCAGGCCGAGCACGTCGCCACCATGCGGCTGCACAACAGCGGCTGCAACTGCATCGCCGGCCAGATCCTGATCCTCAGCTCCGACTGGCCCCAGAAGAACGCCTTCCTCACCGCCCTGCGCCGGGCCCTGGCCGCCGCACCCGCCCGCCCGGCCTGGTACCCCGGCTGCGAGGCCCGCGTCCGCGCCGCCCGCGAGCTGCATCCCGGCCACGCAGAGAAGCCCGGCGGCACCCCGGAACGCACCCTCCTCACCGGACTGGACCTCACCGACCCGGACGAGTCCGCCTTCACCACCGAGTACTTCGGACCGGTCCTCGGCGTCGCCGAACTTCCCGGCACCGGCGCACGGTTCCTGGACGCCGCCGTCACCGCCGCCAACGATCGCCTCCACGGAACCCTCGGCGCCAACCTCATCGTCCACCCCGACACCATCAAAGCCCTCGGCCCGCGCCTGCGCGCCGCGATCGCCGACCTGCGCTACGGCACCGTCGCCGTCAACGCCTGGACCGGTGTCGGCTACGCCACACCCCGCGCTACCTGGGGTGCCTTCCCCGGCCACACCCTGGACGACGTCCAGAGCGGCATCGGCATCGTCCACAACGCCCTCCTCCTGGACCACACCGAACGCACCGTCGTCACCGGCCCCTTCCGCCCCGCACCACGCTCCGTCCTGAACGGCGACGCGTCCATCTCCCCCAAGCCCCCGTGGTTCGTCACCAACACCACCGCCGCCCGCACCGGCCGCCTCCTCACCGAGTTCGCCGCCAACCCCCGATGGCAGGACCTCCCCGCCCTCTTCGCCTCTGCCCTCCGCGGCTGA
- a CDS encoding S8 family serine peptidase: MANGSTSMHAFGEQPDRPSADGTSRGTQYTGRYVVVLDPNSQQRGLDALVSAAGIAPVRRVRGVAAAEASGLLENPDVSVVFEDLAVAVVEVRPEQRLALVTSAEAEDAILAAEPERWVRASQIIAPDRAPAKFFPAYRGDEDVLARQSRAEAAADQGPALDEQTTTWGLQAIRANASGLTGRGVRIAVLDTGVDTDHPDLAGRIEETASFVADETVEDGHGHGTHCIGTAAGPAQPQQGPRYGVATEARVLAGKVLNNEGDGTDGQILAGMEWAIAKGAKVISMSLGGRVELGELFPQTYEILAERALQLGTVIVAAAGNHSLRPGFVSPVDVPANCPSILAVGSLDKAMRIAFSSCGGLNGQGGEVNIAAPGVRVHSAAPGGGYATMSGTSMATPHVAGVLALLSEANPEASAADLVAALKAGAFPLPQPARDVGVGLLQAP; the protein is encoded by the coding sequence ATGGCGAACGGATCCACGAGCATGCACGCCTTCGGCGAGCAGCCCGATCGGCCCTCAGCCGACGGTACGAGCCGCGGTACGCAGTACACCGGACGGTACGTGGTCGTGCTCGACCCGAACAGTCAGCAGCGCGGACTGGACGCGCTGGTTTCGGCCGCGGGCATCGCTCCCGTGCGACGGGTCCGGGGAGTGGCCGCCGCGGAGGCCTCCGGACTCCTCGAAAACCCCGACGTCTCGGTGGTCTTCGAGGACCTCGCCGTGGCCGTCGTCGAGGTGCGGCCCGAGCAGCGGCTCGCGCTGGTGACCAGTGCGGAGGCGGAGGACGCGATCCTTGCGGCCGAGCCGGAGCGATGGGTCCGCGCCTCGCAGATCATCGCCCCCGACCGGGCGCCAGCCAAGTTCTTCCCGGCCTACCGCGGCGACGAGGACGTGCTCGCCCGCCAATCCCGTGCCGAGGCCGCCGCGGACCAGGGACCGGCGCTGGACGAGCAGACCACGACCTGGGGGCTCCAGGCCATCCGGGCCAACGCCTCCGGCCTGACCGGCCGCGGGGTGAGGATCGCCGTCCTCGACACCGGTGTGGACACCGACCACCCGGACCTGGCAGGCCGCATCGAGGAGACGGCGTCCTTCGTAGCCGACGAGACCGTCGAGGACGGCCACGGGCACGGCACACACTGTATCGGTACCGCCGCCGGTCCGGCCCAACCCCAGCAGGGACCCCGCTACGGTGTGGCGACCGAGGCACGCGTGCTGGCCGGCAAGGTGCTCAACAACGAGGGCGACGGTACAGACGGCCAGATCCTGGCGGGCATGGAGTGGGCGATCGCCAAGGGCGCGAAGGTGATCTCGATGTCGCTCGGCGGGCGCGTCGAGCTGGGCGAGCTCTTCCCGCAGACGTACGAGATCCTGGCCGAGCGCGCGCTGCAGCTCGGCACGGTGATCGTCGCGGCGGCCGGCAACCACAGCCTCCGGCCGGGCTTCGTGTCGCCTGTCGACGTCCCGGCGAACTGTCCCTCCATCCTTGCCGTGGGCTCACTGGACAAGGCGATGCGGATCGCGTTCTCCTCCTGCGGAGGCCTCAACGGCCAGGGCGGTGAGGTCAACATCGCCGCTCCCGGCGTGCGCGTGCACTCGGCCGCTCCCGGCGGCGGCTACGCGACGATGTCGGGCACCAGCATGGCGACGCCGCACGTCGCGGGTGTCCTCGCCCTGCTCTCCGAGGCGAACCCCGAGGCCTCCGCGGCCGATCTGGTCGCCGCACTGAAGGCCGGGGCGTTCCCGCTGCCGCAGCCCGCCCGGGACGTGGGCGTGGGTCTGCTGCAGGCGCCGTGA